GCCGAAGTCGGCCACCAGCGTGGTCCCGTCCCGCGTGAGCAGGATGTTCTCCGGCTTGATGTCGCGGTGGATCACGCCGCGCTGGTGGGCGTACTCGAGGGCGCGCGCGGCCTCCCCCGCGATGCGCAGCGCATCGTCCAGTGGCAGCTGCCGCTCGCGCTCCAGCCGGTCGCGCAGCGATTCGCCTTCCACGTACGGCATCACGTAGAACAGCGTGCCGGCGGCGTCGCCCGAGTCCAGCAGGGGCAGGATGTGGGGATGGGCGAGCTGCGCCGTGGTCTTGATCTCGCGCAGGAACCGGTCCGCTCCCAGCGCGGCGGCCAGCTCCGGGCTCAGGACCTTGAGGGCCACCGACCGCTCGTGCTTGAGGTCGGCGGCGAGGTACACCGTCGCCATGCCCCCGCGCCCCAGCTCGCGCTGGAGCGCGTACCGGTCCTTGAGCGCCTCGGCGAGGCGGTCAGGCAGGTCGCTCACGGGCTACCTTCGAAGGAACACTCCACGGTACAGCGCGGCGGGCCCCGCCGCCAGGCGAAGACGTCCGGCCGGGCCGGAGCCCGGCTGCGGCGACGCTACTTCCTGAGGAAGGTGACGGCGCCCGGGACTGGGCCGCCGCCGGCCGGCGTCAGGTGTGCTGCCAGACGTACCGGGTGAGCCCGATCGCGAAGCCCGCCGCGCCGGCCAGCAGCAGACCGGTCACGACCCAGCCCCTCGGCGTGCCGGCCTCGCCGACCCCGAACAGGGCCACCGCGACGAACGCGGCGAGCTGCACGACGACGAACACGACGAACGGGGCGCGCGCCCAGCGCCGGCCGCGCCACAGGCCGAGCGCGGCCCCGAGCGCGCTCAGCGCGCTGGCCAGCTCGACCCAGGCCGCGGAGCCGGTGCCGGCCTGGTGCCGCGCCGCGGCGTCGAGCCACCTGGGGAACGCGCCGGCGAACGCCTCGAGCGAGCCGGCCGCGTAGAGCACCAGGAGCACCGCGAGGATCATCAGGCTGCGCGGGCGGGGCGCAGAGGCCGGGGCGCCCGGCGGCGGCGGCGCGGACGGCGTGGGCGCGGTCATCTCAGGCGCTGATCAGCACGTGCTTGCGGACCCAGCTGCGGTCGTCCACCTGCGCCAGCAGGAAGGCGGCGACGTCGGCGCGCGAGACGCGCGGAAAGCCCGAGAGCGCGAGCCGCTCGCCGGCGCGGTAGCGGCCCGTGGCCGGCCCGTTGGTGAGGGTCACCGGATGGACCACCGTCCACTCGAGGCCGCTCGCGGCGAGCGCGACCTCGCCCACCTGCTTGTCGGTGGAGAGGTCCCGCATGAACAGGCGCATCACGATCCGCGGCACCAGCGGGACGTCCCGCCACGTCTCGCCCACGCCGTAGGCCGACGTGAGGATCAGGCGGCGGACCCCGGCGCCCTCCATCGCGCGCACGATCACCGGCACGCTGCGGGCGATCAGGCCGCCCGACTTCATCGAGTTGCCGCGGCCCAGCGCGCTGATCACCGCGTCCTGCCCGCGGACGGCGTCGGCGAGTGGCTGGCCCCCGGCCGTGACGTCGCCGGTCACGACGCGCAGGCGCTCACCCGTGGCCGGGAGCCGCCCGGGGTCGCGGACGAACGCGGTGACCTCGTGGCCCAGCTTCAGCGCCTGCGCGACCACCTGACGGCCGGTGCCGCCGGTGGCGCCGAAAACCAGGACCTTCCTCGAAGCCAAGGGCTGCTCCTCTCCAATGCGAGGGCTAGCGCCGCTCGCCGTGAACCCGGGCGAACAACGCCGGGAGCGCGATGGCGAGCGGCTCGCGCGCGCCCGCCGGCTGCCAGACGAGACGGTCGCCGAGCACTTCCGGCCGCTGGTCCGCAGGCCATCGGGCCGGAGCGGCCCCGATCTACGCCGGCGGCCGCCCCCCGCATGCCACCAGCCGCGGCGCCGCGAGGCGCGCCGAGGCGAACGACGTGGTGAGGAACTGCAGGTAGCCCGGGCTGGCGCCGGGCACCGGGGGCGTGGCGACCAGCATCTCCGTGGGGCTCACCTGCCAGCGCACCACGCGCCAGCGGCGCTCCTCGGGGCCGGCGCACATGGTGTCGGCGCGCACCGGGAGCCAGCGGGCGAGGGAGGCGACGGCCCGCCTGAACTGGCTGTCGGTCGCCACCGAGAGGTGGATGGCCGCGAGCCGCGCGACGGGGGGCGGCGGCGCATCCACCGTCGGGCCGAAGGCGCCCTCGAAGAACAGCGACAGGCCGGCGCGGCCGAGCTGCCGATTCTCGATCGTGTCCTCGTAGCTGCGGTCCGGGCGCATCCGGAAGCCCGGCAGCTTGCGGCCGAGGGCGGCCGCGTCGTCGCCGAGGCGGAGGCCCGGCGTCAGGCTGTCGAGCGCGGCGTCC
This is a stretch of genomic DNA from Gemmatimonadales bacterium. It encodes these proteins:
- a CDS encoding serine/threonine-protein kinase — protein: MSDLPDRLAEALKDRYALQRELGRGGMATVYLAADLKHERSVALKVLSPELAAALGADRFLREIKTTAQLAHPHILPLLDSGDAAGTLFYVMPYVEGESLRDRLERERQLPLDDALRIAGEAARALEYAHQRGVIHRDIKPENILLTRDGTTLVADFG
- a CDS encoding NAD(P)H-binding protein, translated to MASRKVLVFGATGGTGRQVVAQALKLGHEVTAFVRDPGRLPATGERLRVVTGDVTAGGQPLADAVRGQDAVISALGRGNSMKSGGLIARSVPVIVRAMEGAGVRRLILTSAYGVGETWRDVPLVPRIVMRLFMRDLSTDKQVGEVALAASGLEWTVVHPVTLTNGPATGRYRAGERLALSGFPRVSRADVAAFLLAQVDDRSWVRKHVLISA